Below is a window of Poseidonibacter antarcticus DNA.
TACCACCCAATTCTAATGAAACTTTTGTAACATTTTTAGCAGCAGCTTCCATAATTTTTACACCAGCTGGAACACTTCCTGTAAAACTTATAATTCCAACCTTTTCATTAGAAGCCAAAGAATTACCTACAACAGAACCTTCTCCAGAAACTAAATTAAATACACCCTTTGGAAGTCCCACTTCATCAACAAGTTTTGCAAATTCAAAAGCATTATTTGGAGTTTCAGAACTTGGTTTTATAACAATAGTATTTCCAGTTACAAAAGCAGGTGCCAATTTTCTAGCAATTAAAAAAAATGGGAAATTCCAAGGTAAAATTCCAGCAGCAACACCTATTGGAAGTTTAAATAAAAATATGTTTTCATTAGGACGATCACTTTGAATAATTTCACCTTCATAACGTCTAGCCCATTCTGCCATATAATCCATATAATCAGCAGTAAAATTTACTTCAACTTTGGCTAGACCTAATACTTTTCCTTGTTCTTGAGTAATTGTATAAGCTAACATATCAACATTATCACGAATCTTCTGAGCAATCTTATGTAAATATTCAGCTCGTTCAATAGCAGGTAATTTACCCCAAGAATCTTGTACCACTTCAGCTGCATTAACAGCAGCATTAACATCTTCTATTGTTCCTTTTGGAATATAAGATATAATCTTCTTATCTGAAGGATTAATAACTGATATTGTTTCATTAGATTCAACAAATTCACCATTTATATACATTTGATAGTTTTTTATTTCCATAATAATTTTCCTTTAGATTTTTTAATATTTTACTTACTGAAATTTTAAATTAGTAAATCATATATACTAGTAGCATAAAATATATTTGTCAAGAGTATAAATAAACTAAAAATCATTAGAAATAATATAAATTATGATAAAAGAAAAGAATAAAGAAATATTTAGAACATAGAAATTAAATAAAGAGAAAGCAAGAATAAGAAAGGCAAAATAAGCATAAACCGCTCAAAAAAAAAGCTTAGCTTAAAACACTACTAAAAAAGTGTAAAAAGCTAAGCTAATTTGAATAAATACTCAAGAGCTGGCAGTGACCTACGTTTCCGACAAGGGGACCCTGCAGTATTATCAGCGATGAAGAGCTTGACTTCCAGGTTCGAAATGGGACTGGGTATTTCCTCTTCTCTATAACCACCAGCAAAACTGAGTAATCAATATA
It encodes the following:
- the aldA gene encoding aldehyde dehydrogenase → MKNYQMYINGEFVESNETISVINPSDKKIISYIPKGTIEDVNAAVNAAEVVQDSWGKLPAIERAEYLHKIAQKIRDNVDMLAYTITQEQGKVLGLAKVEVNFTADYMDYMAEWARRYEGEIIQSDRPNENIFLFKLPIGVAAGILPWNFPFFLIARKLAPAFVTGNTIVIKPSSETPNNAFEFAKLVDEVGLPKGVFNLVSGEGSVVGNSLASNEKVGIISFTGSVPAGVKIMEAAAKNVTKVSLELGGKAPAIVMGDADIDLAVEAIKNSRVINNGQVCNCAERVYVHSSIADEFIEKITNAMKVITCGNPLEEVDMGPLINEAAIHNVQRLVDSAVEAGARITTGGKRVNREDGFYYEPSILVDVKQDMAIIQEEIFGPVLPIMTFDTLDEAIALANDCEFGLTSSIYTQNIDIAMRACKEIKFGETYINRENFEAMQGFHAGWRKSGIGGADGKHGLEEFLQTKVVYLQYNMNKQ